The genomic DNA GCCTTTAATGGGGAGACATGTATCACCTTCTACACTGTGTCCCTGGGGTCCCACAACAGGTCTCTCCATGAGTCCAGTAAGCTGACCCAATGTACACCAAACTCTGGCCAGCATGTGTCAAAGGGATAAAGGAATTCAGCCACAGAATGAGAGGGTGGGTCTGGCTTCTGGCAGGCCTCCGCACCCAGGGCTACCTAACTCATGGTACTGCTAAGAGTAGATTTGGGGGAGTCAGCAAAATTACCGCAATACTGGCTGGGGAACCAGGGCTGATACTGTTCACTCTGGCAAAGGCCTTGGGTAGGGCGGGACTGTCCGAGGCCAGCCTACGGTTCATGGCCTCTTCTCGGGCTTCAGCCATGTCCCGAGCCTGCTTCTCTTTGTCCCGAGCATGTAGCTGGTGTAGGGCCTCCTCCACCTGCTTCATCAGTGCCTTGTGATCATTCTGGAGACCTGGATAGAAAAGACAAGGGAAGACAGCTCAGGACACAGGAAGATGAGAAGAGACACCTGAATTCACTCACAAGAGTGGTGACACAAGAGCCTAGTGAGCCATGTGTGGGATGCTCAGTGTAGGTTAGGCTCCTGCCAACTGATGGGGCTCGAGAGGCAGATTTAGTGCTGCCAAATCTTTGATTTTCCTAGAAAGGCTAAAAACTAAGGGCTTTGAGGGAACTACCTCTAAGTTTTCAGTGCTAAAAGCTAATTCACAATATTgaatcaagggctggagagacggatcagcagttaagagcagtggaaaggacccaggttcaattcctagcacagaggctcacaactgtctcgaactctagtcccagggaatctaatgtcctcttctggcctttgcaggcaccTGGCACACATGCtgtatacaggcaaaacacctatacacataaataaaaattaaaataagatataTCCGTGGTAGTCCAACAGATCCTGTCTGGAGGCCAGTCCTGCAAGCAGCCAGCATTTAATGTccttttaaaaccttaaaaattattttcctccTTCCCTGGACCCCACTCCTTATTTAACCCAGACCACTAGGTTAATATAACTCACTCCATAGTCTCAAAGGCAGCCTGGTACCGTCGCCCTGTTAGTCAACCCACACCCGGGTCATAGACTCCCCAACTCTACAGGAGCCTTTGACTGGGCTGTTGGGTCATTCAGCCTTCCTGTCACTGTGGGGCAAAGGTGAGGCCCTCAGGAATTAGGGGACTTGGATACTCAGCCCACAGAGGCAGATGTGAGGGGATTAAAAACAGACACCAGGCCAGGAAGGTTTAAAGTGGAGTCCATGTCGTATACACAATCCACCTGTATTCCCCACACTGCTGTGGGTGAGAGGACCAATGACTGAGTTGCTAATACATTACAGTTCCATATCAGAATTCAAAAGGTTCTCATCGCCTGGAAACCCTTCCACAGCAATAATTTCAGAACTAAACTTAAGCTGTCACAAACATACCGTGCTAGCACTTGCTGGTGATTAGAGACTGGGGACTCAGCATAGGGGACCTTTCTGTACAACCTTCCCAATTTCAATGTAAGCCTAGGATTGGTCCTTAAGAAAAGCCCATGTTTAAGAATACATtaaactaggggctggggatttagctcagtggtagagtgcttgcctaggaagtgcaaggccctgggttcagtccccagctccgaaaaaaagaaccaaaaaaaaaaaaaaaaaaaaaaaaaaaagaagaatacatTAAACTTGTGGGAATAATCTTTCAAAAGAATACTAATGGGGGGAATTGTTCAATCACATTAATAAAGTCATTAAGatgatacaaaattaacacagagTAGAACAGTGTAAAATGGCCAGAAATAGGCTCGGCATAACTGAAAACCCCACGTGGTACAGTAAGTTCTTAGCGtgcagccctgggttccattcccagcagtgAATGCACACACCcgcgcacacccacacacacacagtgtataaTGCTGCTGTATTTCAAATTAGTAGGAAAAGAATGGCACTGGAACACGAAGATAATCAGCATTCCTCAAACCTGCCAGGTCCTGCTTATGTGGAAGGGAGTGGGCCACATCCCTGGGGGTTGAGAGGCTTGGGGTGAAGCTCAGGATGTCCCTCCCACTGGCTGTCTTCACACGGTTTTCCTATTCTCTGCACTTCCTTAGTCGCTTTAATATAAAACTGGACCTTTTTAGAACCGGAATATTCAGGGAAGTGGATGCTCTGAGGTGCTCTGTCACCACAGCGTGGCTTCGAGGGAGCTTGCACCCACCTCACTCACTCTGCATCCCGCTTATAGAAGCTTCTTTACCCGAACACTGCAGGCAAAGCCACCACATCCTCAGTGGAAACCATGAGGTGCAAACCGTGCGTGACTGGTCTCCTACTGTAACTGGATGGAGGGCTGATTATCCACCAGTGCCAAGTAAGAGATGCTCGCATCCTCACCCAGAAGCTGGAGCACACGTGACCTCTGGACCCGGAGAGGAGGGATGAGCCTGGATTTTCTGGGAGGGCCCAGTATCATCACGGGGGCCTTAACAAGTtaaagagggaggcaggagggaagaggaaagatttGATAGCAGCATCAAAGGTTAGAAAGATGAggtcgggggctggggatttagctcagtggtagagcgcttacctaggaagcgcaaggccctgggttcggtccccagctccgaaaaaaaagaaccaaaaaaaaaagaaagatgtggtCGCTAAAGACAGAGGATGACAGCCAAGAGCCAGAAGACAGACACAGGTGGCTTCTGCAAAGATAAAGaatgacaggggctggggatttagctcagtggtagagcgcttacctaggaagcgcaaggccctgggttcggtccccagctccaaaaaaaaaaaaaagaaccaaaaaaaaaaaaaaaaaaaaaaagaatgacaccAGCCCCAGCCACTGGGGGGCGCCAGGCCCACAGACACCTGGATTGTCAGCAGACTTTCGGACGGGCTCACCTCCAGAACTGTCAGAGATAATAATCATCTGTGGCTTGTCACAGCAGGAACACAAACCCAATGTCCTCTGCAGGTGCCATGCTCTGCCAGGTACTTCATGAGCGTGATGGGCCTGCAGCAAAGCAGGCTCGCTCAGCCTTCCTGACAGGCAGACGGCTGTGAGAGGAAAATGCTAACTGAACGGTGAACTCAGGGTGGGACGCCAGAACCTTTTCTCCTGTCGCCTGCCTCCTGCCTGAACACAGCCTGGGCGCTGAAGACAGGCAGAGCCTGGTTTCTGCCGACCTTTACACTGCATACTTGAGTCTGAGAGCCAGCCCAGGTCTTTTCTGCTTGCACAGTGGCCGCCATGTCACTACCCTGAAGGGCTGCCTCCTGGACTCCATGGGGCTGGTGAGAGACTGGTCTGGGCTTCCACTCTTAATTCAATGAAGTCCCATAACAAAGTAAAGTTTTCATTCCttgttttttactttcttttttaaaatcctcttttaaaaaaagatttatttattttatgtatgagtacattttagctgtcttagacacaccagaagagggcatcggatcccattacaacaAACTCCTGACCTTTATAGCTGTATGCTACCACACCAGCTTGAAgccaagtttttttttgtttgtttgttttttgtttgctcttggatttttgttgtttgttttgagacagggtttttctccagatggctagcctggaactcaccctgtagaccaggctagcctcaacctcacagagatccatctgcctctgcctctgcctctgcctcctgaatgctgggtgtAAAGGTGAaagatgtgggggttggggatttagctcagtggtagagcacttgcctaccaagcacaaggccctgggttcggtctccagatccgaaaaaaagaattaaaaaaaaaaaaaaaggtgaaagatgtgtgccaccacatctcaCTTTGAAGcaaagcatttaaaataaaaaaactaagcCATCAACACAGAACTCTGCCATTTCCCCATCCCCTTGGTTCTCAGTTCCACGATGGAGACAAAGCAGAGAAGCTTCATAATGCTCAATGTAAATCACCCCCATGTCTTCTGCCCCCCCACCACAAGCCAAGACAGCCCCAGAGAGGGTCACTCACAGATGATGTTGTGCCTTGCTGTTCGGACCTGATACAAATCCACATCTGCCCGGGGGTAGCCCTCGCAGTCCACTAGAGGCTCGTTCATGCCAATTCCTTTTTGCTGAAAGAAAGATATGTGGTTAAAAATATTtcacaggaggggttggggatttagctcagtggtagagcactgggttcagtcctcagctccaaaaaaaaagaaaaaaaaaatctcacaggtAATCAAGATGCAATTCCCTAGACCTCTGCCCTTCTAACTCATGATAAAAGGGACAGCAAGGACCACACAGTGATGTCTTTAACACACACCAGGTCCTTTAACTGTGTCCTTACAGCTACTCTCTGTAGGAGGTACCATTTTTAATTGATCTTTAATAATGAAAGCATTGAGGCCACAGAGATGACTCAGCGAATAAAGATGGCTGCCACTGagcctgacaacccgagttcaattcctggggCCCAAAAGAtggaaaagggggctggagagatggctcagcggttaagagcacctgactactcttccagaggtcctgagttcaattcccagcaaccacatggtggctcacaaccatctgtaaagagacccgatgccctcttctggtgtgtctgaagtcagctacagtgtacttatatataataaatgaataaaatcttaaaaaaaaaaaaatggaaaaggagcACAAACtgcacaaagctgtcctctgaccaccatgcGTACTCTGTGcatcaacacccccccccccacacacaccatacacacattaATAAGACACAAGCAGTGCACGAGAACAGTTCACACAAAGCAAGGCTGGACCGTAGGTCAGTGGTAGGGCACTAGACGGGCACATGCCAATCTTGGATTTAATTCTCTACAgcacaaaaaccaaataaccacCCACCAGAATAAGTAGGGCTATAGGATGGAGCTCAGtgctagagtgcttgcccagcactcctccccacccctgcaaAGCCAGTGTGGTGACACATGAcggagaggcaggagaaccaaAGTTCGTCCTTGCTTatccagtgagttcaaggttagctgtGGAGTCATGAGATCGCCTCTCCAAACCTAGTTAATTAAAGCAACATCAAACCACTCCAAAGCCTTCAGAGCCTTCTCTCCGCCCCATCCCTGACCTCACCCCTCCAACTCCTTCCTCCCAACCGCTGACGCTTAGCTGAAGCCTTGATGCTAGAGGAAGCAAACTCCAGAGACCGCAGTGAGACCAGGTCTTGACTCTTCCAAAACTAAGAGACCTAAGGGGCATAGCAAGGTCCCTTCATCACTGGATGGCACGGCTGCCTCCAGGGAAGGAAACGGACTGAGTGGCTGGGAATTAGGCAAGGACGGGTAACTTTTGTATTTGATAAACATTAGCAGGTTCTGAATCTGGACACTGGGAAATGTATTCCTTACTCAAAGCAACACATTCATTTAACACTTTACATTTAGTCTCACTGTTTACTCAGGCTGTTCCCAGCTCGCTGGAATCAaccaatcctcttgcctcagcctcctgaggagcCTCCTGAGTCACTGGAAGCAGAGGCACCTCCGCTTTGGGGCCCGCTTTAGTAACTATTtatttgaggcaggctctcacactgtacctctgaaactctaagaaTATGTTTGAGTATCATAACCAACATAGAGGGAAGAGGCTCATGGGggctcagaggcttgaagtttcgGCACACAAACGGACAGACTCGTTACACGCTGTCTGATGGGTGTTTGTGGGTGGGTATATCTGGAGACTCTTCGTTTTAACTCTGTGGAGAAGCAGAACATTATTGTGGAAGCCACTCCATCATGATCCtggggggaaggaaagaaggaaaaaaagaaaaagcaaaagcctGTGGTTCCACTGCCCCTGCACGCCCCCAGTGACCTACAGCACCCCAGCGAGGGGCACGCCCCCAGTGACCTACAGCACCCCAGCGAGGGGCACGCCCCCAGTGACCTACAGAAACCACCCCAGCAAGGGCACACATCAGTGACCTACAGAGTTCTGCCTCTTCACAGTTCCACCAGGTCTCGAGAGCATCGCCCTGGGCACCAAACGTTTAATATGGGAGGGGCATTTGAGACTCAGAACAGGACATGCCATACACGTGAAACCATGCAATGCCAAGCACACTGACACACTTATAATCCCAACATGGAGGCAGGCCAAGACAGGACAactgcaaatttgaggccagcttgaactaaagagcgagttcaaggccagctgggactTTTAGCCAGCCATGAGTTAACAAAGGAAGCTAGGTGTCACAGTGCcgacctataatctcagcactcaggaggccgaggcaggattgccaagaattcaaggctagcctgggctatataggaAGTACTAGGAGATAGCCAGATGAAAGACAGAACATGCACAATACAAGGTGTTTTACAACGTCCTTCTGACATGGCTTTCAAGATACATGATACACATGATATACATGATAGCACGGGCAAGCATTTACAGCATGATTAACTCAGGAGTCCTTCTACTGTCAGCACCTGTGTATGGTGACTGTGTTCTATTTATCCGTTGGCTGAAGGAATGTGTGgctttgcacttcctaggcatTTTAAACAATGTGTGAAGCCCGACTttagctactttgtgggttctttctcccacccttctccaccctttcaaccccctagataggagagagaaaggacagaggggaGGGGGCAATGTTATCATCAGACCACTTCCAGCTGAGTAGGAACCtctgagttccttggggcaagtttggcCAGGACAcccaatttcttcttctttgcaCATGATTAGTTAACCAACGGAGACCAACAGCAACCCATAGCGACCACCCAACAACCAACCACAACTCCACCACTCAGGGTCCTAGCATTTACAGATCCTCTAAAAAGTCCCCAAAACCCCAAATGCCACACAAGCacagaaactgtctgcagctggcaaactCAGGCTGCTGCTAGAGCATGCGGCAAACCACAGTCACCAGCGCCCCTTGGGATTATaacaaaagccaggcatagtCCTGTATTTGTGGTTTTCAAAGGAACCAAAGTTCTCAATACAAATGTAAATGGATTTTTGCATGACATGTTTGCAACAATCAAAATATCAAATGAGGAATGGTTTTTCTGGGTTATATGTAAACTCCTTGTTTATTGTTTTGGACAGCAATTACACCATTTTACAGTTGTATGGTATTTCCAATTTCTCCGTGGTCTCCTAGAATATCACCTACATTTTCGTTAGACCCATCCTGGTGAGTATGAGGCAGTTCTCACTGTGATTTTAACTACATTTCCCTAATAGCTCTGACCGTTCGGCATGCTTTGCCttacgtgtatgagtgttttggctCTGTGTATGGATGTGCACCGTGTACATGcggtgcctacagaggtcagaagaggcattgCATACCCTGGAagcagagttacagatggctgtgagttaccacgtctgtgggtgctgggaactggtcgcaggtcctctgcaagagcagacaatgctctgAATGTGTGCCCGAGCTTCTTAATCAACCATACATACTTAATTTAGGGAACGTCCACTTAGATCCTATGCCTTTTTCTAAGGAGGATGCTTGTGCATCTATTACTGTGATTTACTGCTGCTTTTAGTGCACACCCCAGGCACCAGCTTAGGAGACAGTTTGCAACTACTTCCTTCCATCCTGTGGCTTCTCTTTTCATATTCTTGACTAAGTATTATGAAAGGGGAGTTTTTAGCAGTGATATCTAATTTATCATTTtcctttcataatttctttttacttttatgtggGGGAGGGACTGGGTCTCACATATGTAGTCTAAGCTGAACACCTGAgagcctgtctttttttttttttttccctgttttgtttttctgttttctgtgtagccatggctgtcctggaactcactctgtataccaggttggcctcaaactcaaactcaagagatccgtctgcctctgcctcccaagtgttggtatTAAAGAAGTGAGATACAACCACCCAGCTGGGAGCctgtctttttaattaattaaaaatcagAGCAGACTTTTAAGCTTCAAGCCCTCAGCAACCAAAAACCAAGTTAGTCAAAGCAATTAGCATACACTCTTACCTTACAGTTAAGAGAAAACAGCCTCAGATTTTGTGCAGCACAGTTATAATTTTTCCTCTTATTTGGTTTttaatgcatgtgtttgtgtgtatgcatgcaggggtacctgtgtgtgcacatacatatgcatgccaTGCAATGAGCCGGTCGCAGGATAATCTCAAGGGGGCATCCGCAGGAACACTGTctacctcctttgagacagggagTCTCACCAGCCTACAGCTCGTCACacaggctagactggctggccataAACCCcggggatcttcctgtctctgcctgtccagttgggattacagacaagGACCACTATACCCATGAGTTctaaggactgaactcaggtcttcgagTGTGTGAGGGATGCATTTGACAGTAGCTCCCCAGCTCCTCTACCTACCGCTGGTTTGTTCAGACGGGGCCTTGCTGTTTCACTGGAATTCTCTGTGTAGAACAGACTGGCCCTGAACGTGCGGCAATCTCCATGCCTTTGCTCCCGTGAGGTTGCAGGTATACAATACCGCACCCAGCTAAATAGTAAAGAATAGACCAATACCAAAAGACAATATGTGAGGTGTATGATTCTCCTTGAGTAGGCAAGTAACTTCAGTTTAAGAAATgagttttgggggttggggatttagctcagtggtagagcgcttgcctagcatgcgcaaggccctgggttcggtccccagctccgaaaaaaagaaccaaaaaagaaaaaaaaaaaaaaaaaagaaacgagtTTTGGCCAGGCGGGgatagtgcacgcctttaatcctagtacttgggaggcagagcctggTGGATCTCTGCgtttaggacagccagagctacaaagagaaataCTTATTcgatcaacaaaacaaaaactgcttTTTACCTACTTTCAGTACAGGTCTAAGGTTTGCCAGCCCTGAGGTCTGTGACTTAAAACAAGTGACttcttacttacacacacacacacacacacacacacacacacacacacacacacacagaggttattattttttaaaagagatttgtGTCTGTTTAAATGTATCCCCGAGCatgtggagttacaggtgtttgtgggaCACGTGAATTGTAATACGGTGAGTGCAGGATTTGAACTCCAGTTCTCACGATTATGCAGCCAGTGTCTTTAaactcagagccatctctccagcccctgactctgcctctttgAGCTTCAGGGACACACACGACTTAACAATGGAGTTGTGACAATCTCCtgatacaacacacatacaagatACTACCTTTCAGGCATATGGTCAGCACCTACCTGGCATATAGAACCTCTAGAGGATCCATTATGTGACACCTGTCCCCCAGGAGTCATTGCACCCAGCCTATCTGAGTGTGATTTAGCCTCCCCTTCCTCTACAAACTGACTTGTGGTTTTAAGAAAAATACATCTGCTTAAGAGATAAACATCACTGAGCCAACCACTGCCTCTTTGGTGCATCTGCTccactctgggcctcagtttccccatttacAGTAAGGGTAATGCGCTTTATCTGTCATTACTCAAAGGAGCCTTAGTAGCAGAGGTGGGAGTTATCCCGAAATACAGAGTCTTTTCCCCACCCCAATTGGaatctgcattttatttttactttgtttgtttgtatgtttgagacaaggtctaatatagcccaggctggcctcgagcttACTGTGTAGGCAAGAATAACCCTGAAGttttgatcctcttgcctccactttccaggtgctgggattaaataagGATGTCTTCCCTGGCTACAACATGCAATGTGACAAGATGCCCAGTTAATTCTCACAGTTGACACTTAAAAAGTCCTAATGAAAAGCGGGGTACAAGGCGCACCAAACCTTGTACCATTACCTATAGAAGGTGACAGTGGCGATTATCACTATGCCTCAGCAAATATTCTATCCCTGTGACCAAGGCAGTTTAACTAATGCGTTAGGCCTACCACGGTGGCACAAGTCTGTgaaggatcacgagttcgaggccagcttggggctgcgttaaaaacaaacaaacaaacaagaagcttAAAAATGCAAAGTTAATGCTTccgaaaatgaaaataaatcccacGTCAGGGGAAAGTACTTAAAAACGGCGTCTGGCCCGCAGCAAAGGCCCCCTAGGATTCTGCTTGGCAGGAACCCCAAGCCTCATCACTAGGCCTCCCCATCCTGTCTGCCACACTCACGCTCTCGAGGACGTCGTAATTAGCCTTGATCTGCGCCTCGATTTCCTCCTTGCGTCGCATCAGCTCCTGGATGTCGCTGACCGCGGCCGCACGGGCCTCAGAGGACTCTGCCCGGTGCCGGACTTCCTCACTCGACATCGCGGACCTCAGCCTAAAACGCCGGACGCCAGGTTTCCCGGCTACGGACACCGGGAGGCTGGAGCTACGGGTCCTCCCAAGGGACAAAATACTTCAGCCAATGCACAAGTACTGAGTTTGGAGGTGGGGCGAGGTCACCGGAAACTCCAGCTAAATAGACCACGTGGTTTTCAGATGACCCGGCAGAGCTAAGTGGAGACAGGATGacgtaggcttttttttttctttttttttttttttccggagctggggaccgaacccagggccttgcgcttgctaggcaagcgctctaccactgagctaaatccccaaccccatgacgtAGGCTTTAACTCTCGTTTTATACGTGACTTATTtccacttttctttctcattccttcctttcttccttcctccctttttcatTCTGCCCCTGTTTCTCCCTCCcccgtttttcaagatagggtttctctatgtgcctctgcctcttgagttccGGGATTAAAGCCACCACATCCGGTTCACACATAGTTTTCATTCACTCAGCCTTCACTGGTCACCGGCTGTATGAAAGTGAGAGAATCCAGTCTTGCCGATACACTTCAGTTCTTAATATCTACGAAGCCCCTGAGCATTTAGAAAAATGCTTTCAAGCGATTTGCTGCCTTTCTCAGACAAGATCAAGTGTATCTCAGACGGGCCCTCAAACTCGCTCTGCAGATGAGGAAGACCTTGAAACTATTTCCAAGTTTTTAGAATTGGAAAAAGGAGTGGGTGTTCCTGATCCCCAATATTGCATAAACCATacctggtggtacatgcctgtaatctctgcCTGTGGAGGGAGGGTCAGATGCTGGGCACTGAAGAATTAGGTTATAAAAAAGAGGacttgagggctggggatttagctcagtggtagagcgcttacctaggaagcgcaaggccctgggttcggtacccagctccaaaaaaagaagaaggagaaggagaaggagaagtgcttgcctagcaagcacaaggccctgtgttcggtacccagctccaaaaaaaggagaaggagaagaagaagagggggagggggagggggaggaggaagatgatcctgagttcaattcccactatATGTAATGGTGCGTCTGAGGACAGAGACTATGTAATCACATAcataataagataaataaaaatctttttttaggggttggggatttagctcagtggtagagcgcttgcctaggaagcgcaaggccctgggttcggtccccagctccgaaaaaaaaaaaagaaccaaaaatctttttttaaaaaaaaaaagctcggggttggggatttggctcagtggtagagcgcttacctaggaagcgcaaggtcctgggttcggtccccagccccgggggaaaaaaaaaaaaaaaagctcacccTGAAAAAGCCTGGGAGCTACCCTGAGACTCCTCTGGTGAATACCTCATGAATAAGAACATC from Rattus norvegicus strain BN/NHsdMcwi chromosome 12, GRCr8, whole genome shotgun sequence includes the following:
- the Psmd9 gene encoding 26S proteasome non-ATPase regulatory subunit 9; translated protein: MSSEEVRHRAESSEARAAAVSDIQELMRRKEEIEAQIKANYDVLESQKGIGMNEPLVDCEGYPRADVDLYQVRTARHNIICLQNDHKALMKQVEEALHQLHARDKEKQARDMAEAREEAMNRRLASDSPALPKAFARVNSISPGSPASIAGLQVDDEIVEFGSVNTQNFQSLQNVGSVVQHSEGKPLNVMVIRRGEKHQLRLTPTRWAGKGLLGCNITPLQR